One segment of Carya illinoinensis cultivar Pawnee chromosome 1, C.illinoinensisPawnee_v1, whole genome shotgun sequence DNA contains the following:
- the LOC122277866 gene encoding uncharacterized protein LOC122277866, which yields MPFPMKIQPIDVDSQAAVREPVVRTDNAKPVLKSRLRRLFDRQFPSVLKISSAEKPNGGEAQYSNKDGVPEFEPSSVCLAKMVQNFIEQESNDKQSSAAAKFGRNRCNCFNGNSNDSSDDEFEVFAGFGGESMTSGSSFGGDSYDILKTLIPCSSVAERNLLADAAKIVENNKTHKLKDDLKTIVTDSLSSLGYDSSICKSKWDKSPSYPAGEYEYIDVIVEGERLLIDIDFRSEFEIARSTGTYKAVLQYLPYIFVGKTDRLGQIVSIVSEAARQSLKKKGLHFPPWRKAEYMRAKWLSTYTRTTQPRSSSTVGDTVSGAENEGTDNEDSSVTTDSDWGELELIFGEEMVPSDAIPCDSVFSRGSRNPGMEEEAKVVPPWQPPAVKPKSVERGAKMVTGLASLLKEKP from the exons ATGCCTTTTCCGATGAAGATCCAACCCATTGACGTTGATTCTCAAGCAGCAGTGAGGGAACCAGTTGTTAGAACCGATAATGCCAAACCGGTGTTGAAATCGCGGCTCAGGAGGCTCTTTGATCGGCAGTTCCCTAGCGTTCTGAAGATTTCTTCGGCAGAGAAGCCGAATGGTGGCGAGGCACAGTACAGCAACAAAGATGGAGTTCCAGAGTTCGAGCCCAGCTCGGTTTGCTTGGCGAAGATGGTGCAGAACTTTATCGAGCAGGAGAGCAACGACAAACAATCCTCCGCGGCGGCCAAGTTCGGCCGGAACCGCTGCAATTGCTTCAACGGCAATAGCAATGACAGCTCCGACGACGAGTTTGAGGTGTTCGCTGGTTTTGGCGGCGAATCGATGACCTCTGGATCATCGTTCGGCGGCGATTCTTATGATATACTTAAG ACTCTAATTCCTTGCTCTAGCGTCGCCGAGAGAAACCTCTTGGCAGACGCAGCGAAGATCGTCGAGAACAACAAAACTCACAAACTTAAAGACGATCTGAAAACAATTGTCACGgactctctctcatctctcggCTACGATTCCTCAATCTGCAAATCCAAATGGGACAAGTCCCCCTCTTACCCAGCCG GGGAATACGAATACATAGATGTAATAGTGGAGGGGGAAAGATTGTTGATCGACATCGATTTCCGATCGGAGTTTGAGATAGCTCGATCGACCGGAACCTACAAGGCGGTCCTGCAATATCTGCCGTACATTTTCGTGGGTAAAACGGATCGGCTGGGCCAGATCGTCTCAATCGTATCGGAGGCAGCAAGGCAAAGCTTGAAGAAGAAGGGGTTGCACTTTCCGCCGTGGAGGAAGGCAGAGTACATGCGGGCCAAGTGGCTCTCTACTTACACCAGAACCACCCAGCCCCGATCATCCTCTACCGTTGGAGACACAGTTTCGGGGGCCGAGAATGAGGGGACCGACAATGAAGATTCTTCTGTCACGACCGACAGCGATTGGGGTGAGTTGGAGCTGATCTTCGGAGAGGAAATGGTGCCGTCCGATGCTATCCCATGTGATTCGGTATTTTCGCGCGGGTCGAGAAATCCCGGCATGGAGGAGGAAGCCAAAGTGGTTCCCCCGTGGCAGCCACCGGCGGTAAAACCGAAGAGCGTTGAGAGAGGAGCAAAGATGGTCACCGGATTGGCTTCTCTTCTAAAAGAGAAgccctaa